A region from the Pelobates fuscus isolate aPelFus1 chromosome 3, aPelFus1.pri, whole genome shotgun sequence genome encodes:
- the LOC134601612 gene encoding ubiquitin carboxyl-terminal hydrolase 38-like, whose protein sequence is MNSVLQSLFMAKDFRSRVLSLNLKGCNSLMKKLQKLFNILAYSKREAYTPLTFFNASRPPWFSSFSQEDSSEYLRFLLNSLHEEERIQFLSSETAANALVTEVPPQESSQSTSWGKDEKTIIQHMFEGKLQTNICCQTCKNISQKTEAFTDLSLGFPPSLIDTGKKEHQKTFSVNDMFSHFLAPEILDGDNCYQCGNCASLQKAEKTVQIMEEPEYLILNLLRFSYDPENQVKRKIFNPVSIPQILRLPVERSTSLDTDLSGAGENKANEQASVGIEDRRSTQRRVPYALNSVVVHSGATPESGHYYCYARDISLRSVKPVKSSSNVSLLQAAGGEMPTSGSESSQNPKQWLFLNDSRVTFTSQRHVLNTSLRSPEDSVYILFYKKLS, encoded by the exons ATGAACAGCGTTTTACAATCGTTGTTCATGGCGAAAGA CTTTAGGAGCCGCGTGTTATCCCTCAATTTGAAAGGCTGCAATTCACTGATGAAGAAATTGCAAAAACTTTTCAACATCTTGGCTTATTCTAAG CGAGAAGCATATACTCCATTGACATTTTTCAATGCGTCTCGTCCACCGTGGTTCAGTTCTTTCTCCCAGGAAGATAGTTCTGAATATCTTCGATTCCTTTTAAACAG CTTGCATGAGGAAGAGAGAATACAGTTTTTGTCTTCAGAGACTGCCGCCAATGCTCTGGTTACAGAAGTTCCTCCTCAAGAGTCTTCACAAAGCACAAGCTGGGGGAAAGATGAAAAAACTATAATACAACACATGTTTGAGGGAAAGCTGCAAACTAATATCTGCTGCCAAACATGTAAAAACATTTCCCAGAAGACGGAGGCTTTTACAGATCTTTCACTGGGATTCCCACCATCATTAATTGATACTGGCAAAAAAGAACACCAGAAAACATTTTCTGTCAACGACATGTTCAGCCATTTCCTCGCACCAGAAATTCTCGATGGAGACAACTGCTATCAGTGTGGAAACTGTGCTTCCCTCCAGAAAGCAGAGAAGACCGTGCAAATTATGGAGGAGCCAGAATACCTCATTCTAAACCTACTGAGGTTTTCTTATGATCCAGAGAACCAGGTGAAGCGGAAGATATTCAATCCAGTATCTATTCCACAAATACTGAGGCTGCCCGTGGAAAGATCTACCTCTCTGGACACTGATCTTTCTGGTGCTGGTGAAAATAAAGCTAATGAGCAGGCATCAGTTGGCATAGAAGATCGGCGCTCTACCCAACGACGAGTGCCTTATGCTTTAAATTCTGTTGTGGTGCATTCGGGAGCAACTCCTGAAAGTGGCCATTATTACTGCTATGCAAGGGACATCAGTTTAAGGTCTGTAAAACCTGTGAAGAGCTCCTCCAATGTTTCCTTACTTCAGGCAGCTGGAGGAGAAATGCCCACCTCTGGTAGTGAGTCCTCACAGAATCCCAAACAATGGCTTTTCTTAAATGACAGCAGGGTTACCTTTACATCTCAGCGTCATGTGTTAAATACCAGCCTGCGGTCTCCAGAAGactctgtatatatattattttataaaaagctGAGCTGA